The following proteins are co-located in the Lacticaseibacillus paracasei subsp. paracasei genome:
- a CDS encoding DUF916 and DUF3324 domain-containing protein — protein MKKKIIFSLLAILSLLWFGGAHQVQAAEGAGFTISPALPQNQIDQSTYFNLLVKPGETQRLLIYVKNTTKSAKKLKVSAVSAFTQSNGTLGYYPNKHTDKSAEYTFSGLTEAPKTIDVGAEAQVPVTFDVKIPEKGFTGQILGSLYVEDPTVHKSGGSGMAINNKFAMLVGVVLQTSEAKVAPELKLMDVKPGTQDNQASVLATIQNIKPRLFGEITLDGKVYRQGSKDPYLTRSEKGWSFAPNSHFDYAIFSKEALAPGTYTLDLTVKGADKTWHWRRNFTITQQQADVIEEKLGRAPQTPWLWIIIAIILALVILILLWLIWRQRRKRRETDETKQA, from the coding sequence ATGAAAAAGAAAATCATTTTCAGCCTGTTGGCAATTCTGAGCTTGTTGTGGTTCGGCGGTGCCCATCAGGTTCAGGCAGCTGAAGGCGCTGGCTTTACTATCAGCCCGGCGTTGCCGCAAAATCAAATTGATCAATCAACCTATTTTAATTTGCTGGTAAAACCCGGCGAGACCCAGCGGCTGTTGATTTATGTTAAGAACACAACAAAAAGTGCTAAAAAGTTGAAGGTCAGTGCGGTCAGTGCGTTCACTCAAAGTAATGGTACGTTAGGCTATTACCCAAATAAACACACAGACAAGTCCGCTGAGTACACTTTTTCCGGGCTGACCGAAGCACCTAAAACAATTGATGTTGGTGCTGAGGCACAAGTGCCAGTCACGTTTGATGTGAAGATTCCTGAAAAGGGTTTCACCGGTCAAATTCTCGGCAGTTTATACGTTGAAGATCCCACGGTGCATAAAAGCGGCGGCAGTGGCATGGCGATTAACAACAAGTTCGCCATGCTTGTCGGAGTTGTTTTGCAGACTTCGGAGGCCAAGGTGGCACCAGAATTGAAGCTGATGGATGTCAAACCGGGCACTCAGGATAATCAGGCCAGCGTCTTAGCCACCATTCAGAATATCAAACCTCGTTTATTTGGCGAGATAACACTTGATGGCAAAGTTTATCGGCAAGGCTCAAAAGACCCTTACCTGACACGTTCGGAAAAAGGGTGGTCATTTGCCCCAAACTCGCATTTTGACTACGCCATTTTCTCCAAAGAGGCACTGGCACCGGGCACCTATACGCTTGATTTAACAGTCAAAGGTGCTGACAAAACTTGGCATTGGCGCCGGAACTTTACGATTACGCAGCAGCAGGCGGATGTCATTGAAGAAAAACTGGGACGTGCCCCACAAACCCCTTGGCTATGGATTATCATTGCGATCATACTGGCGCTTGTGATCTTGATCCTGCTGTGGTTAATTTGGCGCCAACGACGCAAAAGGAGGGAGACCGATGAGACGAAACAAGCCTAG
- a CDS encoding LPXTG cell wall anchor domain-containing protein, protein MRRNKPSFWIMLLMTMSLMVGVGAKAQQVQADTSVAQVELVGELPSTNPDPNPTPTPDPTPKPEPVYHQTTDQHGQATPLTHTGYLPQTGNAVQLWYVVIGVELLIIVILGIVLLRGRSRQGGKK, encoded by the coding sequence ATGAGACGAAACAAGCCTAGTTTTTGGATCATGCTGCTCATGACAATGAGTCTCATGGTCGGCGTTGGCGCGAAGGCGCAGCAAGTTCAGGCAGACACTTCTGTTGCACAAGTTGAACTTGTTGGTGAACTTCCGTCAACGAACCCTGATCCTAACCCAACGCCAACCCCTGATCCGACACCAAAGCCAGAACCGGTTTATCATCAAACCACTGATCAGCATGGTCAAGCCACGCCGCTAACCCATACAGGCTATCTGCCGCAAACCGGCAATGCTGTTCAACTTTGGTACGTGGTCATTGGGGTTGAACTTCTGATTATTGTCATTTTAGGCATCGTGTTACTACGCGGCCGATCACGGCAGGGAGGTAAAAAATGA
- a CDS encoding WxL domain-containing protein, whose amino-acid sequence MKRVNYMSAGLIAMTLAGVMLPITSVFAADEPIKKTSVGEVRVGVDPDNPDPNNPDNPDGSKDILSLVKVPDLKFKSVSVEQLATGQQTLPLTSNTVTDKPVKNEPAGNASDGNNQGLLNITDYRGTGAGWKLEAQAGELKNAAGQKLAGSLLLAGVAKTDETDNNPTAISQAELVLEGSGVQVWNAASGQGQGRNTGVFTSADTVLKLSQNTAAYGGKYQTAITWTLTNAPS is encoded by the coding sequence ATGAAAAGAGTTAACTACATGTCTGCTGGTTTAATAGCAATGACACTTGCAGGGGTCATGCTGCCAATCACAAGTGTCTTTGCCGCAGACGAACCAATCAAGAAAACCTCTGTTGGTGAAGTTCGAGTTGGGGTTGATCCAGATAATCCTGATCCTAACAATCCGGACAATCCTGATGGGTCTAAGGATATTTTGTCATTGGTCAAGGTGCCAGATCTGAAGTTCAAGAGTGTCAGTGTTGAGCAACTGGCAACTGGGCAGCAAACATTGCCGCTCACAAGCAACACAGTTACTGACAAACCGGTTAAGAACGAACCAGCAGGAAATGCCAGCGATGGGAATAATCAAGGTTTGTTAAATATCACTGATTATCGCGGCACCGGTGCCGGTTGGAAGTTGGAAGCTCAGGCGGGCGAACTCAAGAATGCGGCTGGACAAAAACTGGCTGGTAGTCTTTTGCTAGCTGGGGTTGCGAAAACCGACGAGACTGATAATAATCCAACTGCTATTAGTCAGGCTGAGTTGGTCTTGGAAGGCAGCGGGGTGCAGGTATGGAATGCCGCAAGTGGTCAAGGCCAAGGCCGCAACACAGGTGTCTTTACTTCGGCAGATACCGTGTTGAAACTATCTCAAAACACGGCTGCATACGGTGGCAAGTATCAAACGGCTATCACTTGGACGCTGACCAACGCACCGTCTTAA
- a CDS encoding LPXTG cell wall anchor domain-containing protein, translating to MTRSIWRFLISLIIVFGVLGEGIMAAHQVRAATSIGEVVVIDDRPKPDKDHNAPGTEVSKPKEEPSVPPRQQVDRLPQTSEGGQTWYPLIGFALLMMSSLRLQLRLKRKDRGDDDENRD from the coding sequence ATGACACGAAGTATATGGCGCTTTTTGATCAGTTTGATCATTGTGTTCGGCGTCCTCGGTGAAGGGATCATGGCCGCTCACCAAGTGCGAGCGGCGACCTCCATCGGTGAAGTCGTCGTGATTGACGATCGGCCAAAACCCGACAAGGATCATAATGCACCAGGAACAGAAGTATCAAAACCAAAGGAAGAGCCTTCGGTACCGCCACGCCAACAGGTTGATCGTTTGCCACAGACCAGCGAAGGCGGACAAACCTGGTATCCGCTGATCGGTTTTGCACTCCTGATGATGAGCAGTTTGCGTCTTCAACTGCGGCTTAAACGAAAAGACAGGGGGGACGATGATGAAAATCGTGACTAA
- a CDS encoding WxL domain-containing protein — translation MKIVTNFAIAFVTLMLAGFVGPHQSVMAADDLGPKKSSAQLTVDAGNIMIQQVPDLNFGGISVHEIVSGSFQRHPLKSNLVNPGPIKTATNANDGNATGLLQIADYRGTGAGWRLEAKMDALTDGKGHFLAGYVDLVGSQLTASNPDINPINPAGSNVPRLNFAKDNTSVSSTVVWQADAEAGTKSGQGQGNNQTTIGTGTALTLVATNTNVTIAKGRYQGAITWTLSNAPKG, via the coding sequence ATGAAAATCGTGACTAATTTCGCCATCGCTTTTGTCACCCTGATGCTTGCAGGTTTCGTCGGACCGCACCAGTCGGTTATGGCCGCAGATGATCTAGGCCCAAAAAAGTCCAGTGCTCAATTGACGGTTGATGCTGGCAATATCATGATTCAGCAGGTGCCGGATTTGAATTTTGGCGGTATTTCTGTTCATGAAATCGTGAGTGGCTCCTTTCAGCGGCATCCGTTGAAAAGCAATCTGGTGAATCCGGGACCGATTAAGACGGCAACGAATGCCAATGACGGCAATGCGACTGGACTATTACAAATTGCCGATTATCGGGGCACCGGGGCTGGGTGGCGGCTTGAAGCAAAAATGGACGCGCTGACGGATGGCAAAGGGCATTTCTTAGCGGGGTATGTTGATTTGGTTGGGTCACAGCTTACCGCGAGCAATCCCGATATCAACCCGATTAATCCTGCCGGCAGCAATGTGCCGCGGCTGAATTTTGCCAAAGACAACACCTCTGTGAGTTCAACTGTTGTTTGGCAGGCCGATGCTGAGGCGGGTACTAAGTCAGGACAAGGACAAGGCAATAACCAGACCACAATTGGTACCGGAACGGCATTGACGTTAGTTGCAACGAACACCAACGTCACTATTGCCAAAGGCAGGTATCAAGGCGCTATTACTTGGACACTGAGCAATGCACCAAAAGGTTAG
- a CDS encoding WxL domain-containing protein, whose protein sequence is MKKRCHLLACLGMLLCTLLAPVTSVGAAVTWPTTSGYPAPPSFGDVDGLFSPTMGDSSLLTDPTSGHAVGLEINKDQANRSGAIWSKAPMFDLDKDSSYTMYFYMGNKPKSGEGMAFVLAAKPAAPTKVDTGSLGVWGVDHLPPNSKPQEVADTALPNSFAMVVDTQKNGTGDPGGYEQLSDFKSYYFGTGYPGQANMYRIDYPYWMTWLYFKIDNPSEQYRFGLGTQKNLYETPANGKWHKLQLDWKKDNLGGGTLTAKMTITRTKDPDYATEVIKWTKNDIQKYFSQGSTDPAPRKLYLGFTGTTSNVFEPHVVAIGAMPEAATVNGTVALMRGAETVEATTHLKVDDVLHYDYTVNVKATSQATWPESGTATMNVPKGKYFDYLKADGTPAKPGDTLPIKVTIGNSDYQAQGKGQPDGNQIAVTNMPQIPKGATATVKFSLPAKVKHHGLLETTPVQDKPIGTITGDGQTYDLKTPAGKDFLAYILDPETGELVLEKVPSFVFELKNGQTGYRNPTVMEMVKGLPMPTATNWDQANADQWLTNQQGREPTNSTGKVLSVKDTRPTKQGWHLTMQLSPFTLTDNSYVLGDNGNKLGGKARLVLTDQATQIAAIKDNNNATPVKNMAAGGTDWSLGTQTGNVAAYLGIEPTATAKAGQYQATATWLLTNAPK, encoded by the coding sequence ATGAAAAAACGATGCCATCTGCTAGCTTGTCTCGGCATGCTGTTGTGTACCCTGCTGGCGCCTGTGACGAGTGTTGGCGCGGCCGTCACGTGGCCGACGACTTCAGGCTATCCAGCACCGCCGTCATTTGGTGACGTGGACGGCCTCTTTTCACCAACGATGGGTGACTCAAGTTTATTGACGGATCCGACCAGCGGACATGCAGTCGGGCTTGAGATTAACAAGGATCAAGCAAATCGGTCGGGAGCAATTTGGAGTAAGGCGCCGATGTTTGATTTGGATAAAGATAGTTCGTATACGATGTACTTTTATATGGGCAACAAGCCAAAAAGTGGAGAAGGCATGGCCTTTGTGCTTGCTGCGAAACCAGCGGCCCCCACAAAGGTTGATACTGGGTCGTTAGGCGTTTGGGGGGTTGACCATCTTCCGCCTAATAGTAAGCCGCAAGAAGTCGCCGATACAGCGTTACCCAATAGTTTTGCCATGGTGGTGGATACACAAAAAAATGGGACAGGGGATCCCGGCGGTTATGAACAACTGAGTGATTTTAAGTCTTATTACTTTGGTACTGGTTATCCAGGACAAGCAAATATGTACCGAATTGACTATCCTTATTGGATGACTTGGCTGTATTTTAAGATCGACAATCCATCTGAACAATACCGCTTTGGACTGGGAACACAGAAGAATTTGTATGAAACGCCTGCCAATGGTAAATGGCATAAACTGCAACTCGATTGGAAAAAAGATAACCTCGGTGGCGGCACATTAACCGCAAAAATGACGATCACTCGCACAAAAGATCCAGACTATGCCACAGAGGTGATTAAGTGGACCAAAAATGATATTCAAAAATACTTTTCACAAGGTTCAACCGATCCCGCGCCGAGAAAGTTGTATCTAGGTTTTACCGGCACGACAAGTAACGTTTTTGAACCGCATGTCGTCGCAATCGGTGCCATGCCTGAAGCCGCGACCGTAAATGGCACAGTCGCCTTGATGCGCGGAGCCGAAACGGTAGAGGCAACAACTCATCTAAAAGTGGACGATGTGCTGCACTATGATTACACCGTGAACGTGAAGGCAACCAGTCAGGCAACCTGGCCGGAAAGCGGAACAGCAACGATGAACGTGCCAAAAGGAAAATATTTTGACTATCTGAAGGCTGATGGGACGCCCGCCAAACCGGGCGATACGTTGCCCATCAAAGTCACGATAGGTAATTCGGATTATCAGGCCCAAGGAAAGGGTCAACCAGATGGCAATCAGATTGCTGTCACCAATATGCCCCAGATTCCAAAAGGAGCAACGGCAACGGTGAAGTTTTCACTGCCGGCCAAAGTCAAACATCATGGCCTGCTGGAAACGACACCGGTTCAGGACAAACCAATTGGGACCATCACAGGGGATGGCCAGACTTATGATCTGAAGACACCTGCGGGCAAAGATTTTCTCGCTTATATTCTTGATCCCGAAACAGGTGAACTCGTGTTAGAGAAAGTGCCGAGTTTTGTCTTCGAATTGAAGAATGGTCAAACCGGTTATCGTAATCCGACCGTGATGGAGATGGTAAAGGGACTGCCAATGCCAACGGCCACTAATTGGGATCAGGCGAATGCAGATCAGTGGCTGACGAATCAGCAAGGCCGCGAACCGACCAATTCGACAGGCAAGGTGTTGAGCGTGAAAGATACGCGGCCAACCAAGCAAGGCTGGCATTTGACGATGCAACTATCGCCTTTTACATTAACTGATAATAGCTATGTGCTAGGCGATAATGGGAACAAATTAGGCGGCAAGGCAAGGTTGGTTCTGACTGATCAGGCAACGCAAATTGCGGCTATCAAGGATAATAACAACGCGACACCGGTGAAAAATATGGCGGCTGGTGGGACAGATTGGTCGCTAGGCACTCAAACCGGTAATGTAGCGGCCTACTTAGGCATTGAA